CTATCAAGGGCGCCGCGGCCGTCAGCCACCGGGCCGGGCACTGCCCGGGCATCCCTGCTGAACAAGGCCATCCCCAGTAGCGGCAGGAACCAGGCCAGTCCAATCAACACCAGAAAGGTGGTCCCCACCCGCACGATACTGGGCACCGGGAGGAGCGACACCAGCAGGCCCACATTTATCAGGACCACACGGAACCACGCCGCCCTGTCCAAAATGGCCGTCCGGCGCTTGAGAACAGCCGGGCCGCCTCCCAGCACCACGGGCACTAGGTACGTCAGTGCTCCGCCCAGGACCTGGGCCACGAATCCAGCGGCAAGCACGGGGACCACCACCTCGATCCCGCGGTGCAGCCCTTCCCAGTTTGGGGCGGCCAGGGCGAGAATGAGCAGCCACACCAGCGCCACCAGCAACCAGGCCAGGGCCGCAACGGCGGACAGCGACGCAAAGCTGACGGGCACCTTGGCACGCACAACCTTGGCCAGCGGAATGCAAATATATATCACTGCAGATATATACACGAGCAGCCCTAGAACACTCAGGACCATGACTCCCGCGGCTGCGCCTCCGGCAATGGCCAGCACGCCGACCAACAAGGGAACGGCTCCGTGGCGCGCAACAGTTTCGGCACCGTCTGCAACCCTTGTGCGCAGCATGGTGGGCAGCAGCGTCATCAAGGTGCCCAACACGCTCAGCCCCACAAACCCCAGCACATTCACACTCATGTGGACCAGAAGCAGGCGGGTGTGCAGTTCGCCGCCCGGCCCGGCCGCCAGCGCCGCGCCCACGCCGGCACCCACCGGCAGCAGCAGGCAGGCGGAAACGTAGTACCAAACCGTGGGACCGAAACGGGACGCCAGCGCCTTCCGCGCCCGCAGCCCCAGGACCACCGCATGCCACGCCACCACCAGCCCGACGCCGATGCTGCCCGCAAGCACCAAAACCCAGACGTCGGCAACCATCCCGGCCACCACCGTCACAACGGCCGCGTTGAGCAGGACGAGGCGGGCAATCATGAGGCGGTTGTCCGGCGTCGGGCCCCTCAACAGGGCCTGCGCGAAGTGCCAGCTCCACACGAGAATCGAGTTGGTCACGGCACCCAACAGCAGCAGGTGGACCATGAGCCAGCCGGAGACGGGAATGTTGCGGTGGAACAACACCACAACGACAAGGGCGACGAGCCAAAAAACGGCGGGCGCATTGGCCCGCATATGCCAGCCCGCCCGGTTCATGGGCGTCTTGCCGGCGGGGACAACCGGGGGTGCGGAACCGATTTTCATGCTTGACCCTTCCGCGCCCGGGTGGCCTGCCAAATTGCCATGGCGGCAAACATCAGGATTGCAATGACGTTCAGGACGCCGCCGGTCACCCACGCGCCATGGCTCCCGGCGCCGTCGCCAATGCCCAGGCGGACTGCCAGCGAAAGGTGCAGCAGCCCGGCAGGCAGCCAGAATCCCGGGGTGTACGGCAGCGGTTTGCGCAGCACAGCGGGGAGGATGACGGGGGCGTGGGCCATGATCATGGAGATGGTGAAACCCAGGAACACTGCGTGGATGGCGACATCGTAGGCGCCTCCGGTCAGCGGGCGATCATGCAGGGCAAGCACGACGCCGGCAATTGCCAACCAGCCGTAGCCCGCCAGGAGGCATGCGGCAATGTAGCGCGGCAGGCCTTGGGAGCGGATGGTTTTGCGGGCGGCGTCGTAGACCACTAGCCAGCCCACCAGCGCCAGCAGGGTGAGCCCGAACAGCGGATAGCCTGCGCCCGGCCACAGCAGCGTTGCCGCGGCAGCGGCCAGGAGGGTGAAACTTGCCGCCAGCAGCAGAGGCTCGGCCTTTGGACTGCTGATACCGATGCGGGCAAGTTCCAGCCGCTCGCCCGCAATGGTCAGCACCACGAATGCGACCAGGAACGGCAGGAGAACGGGGATGCTTGGCACGCGCAGCCACAGGGCGGCCGCGGCGACGGCGCTGACTGCGCCGAGGAATTGGATGAGCACCACGTTGTCGTATTGGCGTCGCCATAGTGGGATGTAGACAAGTGTCATGGCGATGGTTCCGGCCAGCATGACGGTCTTCCCGATCAAGAGGTCCAGGGGCGAAATGAGCAGCAATCCGGCGATGCCGAGGAGTGCCGGGGACGCGTAACCTAGAGCCTTGTTCAGGGCCACGGAACGTTCAAGGGCGATGACCGTGCCCACAAAACTGAGCACCAACAGCATTCCGTGCACCTGGGGAAAGCGGTCAATCTTTAGCGG
This genomic interval from Arthrobacter sp. PAMC 25486 contains the following:
- a CDS encoding cupredoxin domain-containing protein produces the protein MKIGSAPPVVPAGKTPMNRAGWHMRANAPAVFWLVALVVVVLFHRNIPVSGWLMVHLLLLGAVTNSILVWSWHFAQALLRGPTPDNRLMIARLVLLNAAVVTVVAGMVADVWVLVLAGSIGVGLVVAWHAVVLGLRARKALASRFGPTVWYYVSACLLLPVGAGVGAALAAGPGGELHTRLLLVHMSVNVLGFVGLSVLGTLMTLLPTMLRTRVADGAETVARHGAVPLLVGVLAIAGGAAAGVMVLSVLGLLVYISAVIYICIPLAKVVRAKVPVSFASLSAVAALAWLLVALVWLLILALAAPNWEGLHRGIEVVVPVLAAGFVAQVLGGALTYLVPVVLGGGPAVLKRRTAILDRAAWFRVVLINVGLLVSLLPVPSIVRVGTTFLVLIGLAWFLPLLGMALFSRDARAVPGPVADGRGALDSGTAAAGYDTAPRKRLGMAAAGLAVVVLVIAAGVLADPSALEWQNQAGAATGVVATGETTTVDMTMKNMRFHPDKVQVPAGNKLVINLVNEDNMVHDLVTELGADSGRLYPGERTVVDVGVVGADVAGWCSVVGHRQQGMVLSIVAVGAPPAAGADSGGADTGGSDAGMPGMDHGSAMDGPPATFDFMNEPAADFTPRSAVLPALPAGTGTS